From Paenibacillus sp. V4I7, one genomic window encodes:
- a CDS encoding iron ABC transporter permease — MIHPPALIKKQRLLLYGSLALITMTIVLGMGMGYSSISYDRLIPTLLGQGTFKEEFVIFSIRLPRMVITLLAGMALALSGAILQGITRNDLADPGIIGINSGAGIAIAVFFLFFPIKAGSFIYLLPLVAFIGALLTACFIYLLSYNKKVGLQPVRLMLIGVGFSMALSGVMIVIISSAERAKVDFIAKWLAGSIWGSDWPFIWAILPWLAILIPFTLYKANRLNLLGLGEPVAIGVGVSVEKERIILLLTAVALTASAVSVTGGIAFIGLMAPHMAKALVGPRNQLFIPVAILIGGWLLLIADTVGRNVIEPDGIPAGIMVALIGAPYFMYLLLKK, encoded by the coding sequence ATGATTCATCCTCCCGCTTTAATAAAAAAACAACGGTTGCTATTATATGGTTCACTTGCACTTATTACAATGACGATCGTTCTCGGGATGGGAATGGGATACTCCTCTATATCCTATGATAGGCTGATTCCCACCCTTCTCGGTCAAGGCACATTCAAAGAAGAGTTTGTTATATTTTCGATTCGATTACCACGGATGGTCATTACATTGCTAGCAGGCATGGCACTCGCCTTATCGGGTGCTATTTTACAAGGAATCACTCGAAATGATCTAGCTGATCCGGGCATTATTGGCATTAACTCTGGGGCTGGTATTGCTATTGCCGTATTCTTTTTATTTTTTCCTATCAAGGCGGGTTCGTTTATTTATCTGCTCCCCCTTGTCGCTTTCATTGGTGCTTTACTTACGGCATGCTTCATCTATCTGCTTTCGTATAATAAAAAGGTAGGTCTTCAACCCGTCAGGTTAATGCTAATTGGAGTCGGTTTTTCAATGGCGCTATCTGGGGTCATGATTGTCATTATTTCCTCTGCTGAACGGGCTAAAGTCGATTTTATCGCAAAATGGTTAGCCGGAAGTATTTGGGGTTCTGACTGGCCCTTTATTTGGGCAATCCTTCCCTGGTTAGCCATTCTCATTCCATTTACGCTATACAAAGCAAATCGTTTGAATCTCTTGGGACTTGGCGAACCTGTGGCCATCGGCGTAGGCGTATCTGTTGAAAAGGAACGTATTATCTTACTTTTAACAGCGGTTGCCCTGACCGCTTCGGCCGTTTCGGTCACTGGAGGAATTGCCTTCATTGGACTCATGGCTCCTCACATGGCCAAAGCTTTGGTAGGACCTAGAAATCAATTATTTATTCCAGTCGCCATTCTGATTGGTGGTTGGCTGTTATTAATAGCCGACACCGTTGGACGTAATGTGATTGAACCTGATGGTATTCCCGCCGGCATTATGGTTGCTTTAATTGGGGCGCCGTATTTTATGTATTTATTATTGAAAAAATAA
- a CDS encoding discoidin domain-containing protein, whose translation MFLVKRTVSRWLAIVLFLSLLMPAILSVPVHTSADVPKENLALNKAISKSSECSTCGKAVSAVDGSATTYWQPLSSDRNDGQVWIQVDLGGVYSINEAVLNFAAASGIGGYTIQTSSNQSDWQDAIVKTVGSVTGKVETANFPDVSGRYVKLLISIANPGTNFQLKEFELYSSAPVPAFLDSVDITDAQGRTLGEYDTVSMTKGSPFQLILAGKMSDGTPANLSSGAVAWESTNTGAVTVNVYGNVTTLQEGVAKVTARATLEKVTKESSVWVDVYDPSTLLVNAQIDHPTMTSQIGQPALLQIGDVYPSVRLRPYVEGSITASLVSVSTGNFITTLPSSTMNAGVEQVITIPGTVQGIGSYELRLQYQVPGKNPIYDTFTFTAQNQADIGPDESNIAYLGPDGKMVYAPDYRGNRIIDFSNAGYMGGGVKLPDVQARIAVEPGDGDDMARIQAAIDEVSLMPQSADGFRGAVLLKKGTYEISGTLYIRSSGVVLRGEGQGEDGSILFATGTAKRNILEIQGQAVNLLTDTATKVSDLYVPAGSSTFHVDNPSGFQVGDKVKVRRYGNARWIHEIKMDTIFERDGTTQWAPFDLDFDRVITAVNNNLVTIDAPIANAIERQWGGGEIIKYEDPDRLDQVGVENLRVDSEFNPNVTATNGGKIYFSDENHAVSFVVLSNVKNAWVREVTGLHLNHALVHVSRNAKWVTVQDNQSLDMVSVITGGNRYPYKMSGELTLMQRNYAETARHAFVVDSRVMGPNVFLDSQSVNEFATSEPHHRWSVGGLFDNVKADIAIQDRGLLGSGHGWSGANYVTWNTEGDLVSQQPPTAQNYAIGHVGTKVKGYLPNSDDKRPRSDAYWDHAGSRVNPSSLYLQQLRDRLSERGILNILQAPVGGGTLDIPQLPQGLPLLKGIQINNKHLNVFSPNIFDYTVELPLGTTDIPSIRPHDNRDDVEVIQASTLFGKTILIVRDKKNPLQSVRYNVRFTLSTPSE comes from the coding sequence ATGTTTCTAGTGAAAAGAACTGTCAGCCGTTGGTTAGCCATTGTACTTTTCTTATCCCTGCTAATGCCCGCCATACTAAGCGTACCAGTTCATACGTCAGCTGATGTGCCAAAAGAGAATTTAGCTTTAAATAAAGCGATATCCAAGAGTTCCGAGTGTTCGACATGCGGGAAAGCTGTATCAGCCGTTGACGGCTCAGCAACCACCTATTGGCAGCCTCTAAGCTCTGACAGAAATGACGGACAGGTATGGATTCAGGTGGATCTGGGTGGTGTTTATTCCATCAATGAAGCCGTTCTTAACTTTGCAGCAGCTAGCGGTATTGGCGGTTACACGATTCAGACTTCTTCCAACCAGAGTGATTGGCAAGATGCGATTGTTAAAACGGTAGGCTCCGTTACAGGCAAAGTAGAAACGGCCAATTTTCCAGATGTAAGCGGCCGCTATGTGAAATTGCTTATTTCAATTGCAAATCCCGGAACTAATTTCCAGTTGAAAGAGTTTGAGCTGTATAGCTCAGCTCCAGTCCCGGCATTTTTGGACAGCGTGGATATCACGGATGCTCAAGGGCGGACGCTGGGCGAGTACGACACTGTGAGTATGACCAAAGGATCTCCATTTCAACTCATCCTTGCTGGCAAAATGAGTGACGGCACACCGGCCAACTTGTCTAGTGGCGCAGTGGCTTGGGAGAGCACGAATACGGGTGCAGTGACTGTGAATGTTTACGGAAATGTAACCACTCTCCAAGAAGGAGTTGCCAAAGTTACCGCACGGGCAACATTAGAAAAAGTAACGAAAGAATCCAGTGTTTGGGTGGATGTTTATGACCCAAGCACACTGTTGGTTAACGCCCAGATCGATCATCCTACGATGACAAGCCAAATAGGTCAGCCAGCGCTGCTCCAGATCGGGGATGTGTATCCTTCCGTACGCCTTCGTCCCTATGTGGAGGGTTCCATAACGGCTTCTCTAGTTTCCGTATCTACCGGGAATTTCATTACAACGCTTCCATCTAGCACAATGAATGCAGGAGTGGAACAGGTGATTACGATCCCAGGAACCGTACAGGGGATAGGATCATATGAACTTCGTCTTCAATACCAAGTACCAGGGAAAAATCCGATCTATGATACCTTCACGTTTACCGCTCAGAATCAGGCAGATATTGGCCCAGATGAAAGCAACATTGCCTATCTCGGTCCAGATGGAAAAATGGTTTATGCCCCAGATTACCGCGGAAACCGCATCATCGATTTCTCAAATGCCGGCTATATGGGCGGCGGTGTTAAACTTCCGGATGTACAGGCAAGGATTGCTGTAGAACCAGGAGATGGGGATGATATGGCGCGTATTCAGGCAGCAATTGATGAGGTTTCGTTGATGCCTCAATCCGCAGACGGCTTCCGTGGAGCGGTCTTATTGAAGAAAGGTACGTATGAGATTAGCGGAACCTTATATATTCGATCCAGCGGTGTTGTGCTTCGCGGCGAAGGTCAAGGGGAAGACGGTTCCATTTTGTTTGCCACAGGTACAGCTAAACGAAATATTCTAGAAATACAAGGCCAAGCAGTGAATCTGCTAACCGATACGGCAACCAAAGTTTCTGATTTATATGTGCCAGCCGGGTCCAGCACGTTCCATGTAGATAATCCAAGCGGATTCCAAGTTGGCGACAAGGTCAAGGTACGCCGATACGGGAATGCAAGATGGATCCATGAAATTAAGATGGATACCATTTTTGAACGAGACGGAACTACACAATGGGCACCATTCGATTTGGATTTCGATCGCGTCATCACGGCAGTTAACAACAACCTCGTCACGATTGATGCACCTATTGCTAATGCCATTGAACGCCAATGGGGCGGTGGAGAAATCATTAAATATGAGGATCCAGATCGTCTTGACCAAGTCGGAGTCGAGAACCTTCGTGTTGATTCGGAGTTTAATCCTAATGTGACCGCAACCAATGGGGGGAAAATATATTTCTCTGATGAAAATCATGCGGTTAGTTTTGTTGTATTGAGCAATGTGAAAAATGCATGGGTGAGGGAAGTAACGGGTCTCCATCTGAATCATGCCTTGGTTCACGTCAGTCGCAATGCGAAATGGGTTACCGTTCAAGATAACCAATCCTTAGACATGGTAAGCGTGATTACAGGTGGCAACAGGTACCCATATAAAATGAGCGGAGAGCTGACGTTGATGCAGCGTAATTATGCGGAGACAGCGAGACACGCATTTGTAGTGGATAGTCGTGTTATGGGGCCTAACGTTTTCCTAGACAGCCAATCCGTCAATGAATTCGCAACAAGTGAGCCGCATCACCGCTGGTCGGTCGGCGGATTATTTGACAACGTGAAGGCAGATATCGCTATTCAAGACCGTGGATTGCTAGGCAGCGGACACGGCTGGTCTGGGGCCAATTATGTCACTTGGAATACGGAAGGTGACTTGGTTTCCCAGCAGCCTCCAACTGCGCAAAACTATGCAATCGGTCATGTTGGAACGAAAGTGAAGGGCTACTTGCCTAATTCGGATGATAAAAGGCCGCGCAGTGATGCCTATTGGGATCATGCTGGAAGCCGTGTAAACCCAAGCAGCTTATATTTGCAGCAGTTGCGGGATCGGCTTAGCGAGCGGGGGATACTAAATATTCTGCAAGCTCCGGTAGGCGGAGGAACACTTGATATCCCGCAATTACCCCAAGGTCTCCCTTTATTAAAGGGTATTCAGATAAACAACAAGCATTTGAATGTATTTTCACCGAACATATTTGATTACACGGTGGAGTTGCCGCTTGGTACAACGGACATTCCATCGATCAGACCTCATGATAACCGGGATGATGTAGAAGTCATCCAAGCCTCAACCCTATTCGGGAAAACGATTTTGATCGTTAGAGATAAGAAGAATCCGCTTCAATCGGTTAGATACAATGTACGGTTCACTCTATCAACTCCGAGTGAATAA